CAAAGGGCAGACCCAACAGATGAAATGGCGCATCGAGGACGAGGTCGGCCAGGTTCTGAACGAATCGCCTGCGTGGAACGTGGCTCAAGGGGTCGGCTCCATCACCGCGGGCGGCCTCTTCACTGCGGAGAACCCCGGCGAAGGGCAGATCGTCGCCGAGTTCAAGGGTGCGGTGACGAACGCGAAGGTCAAAGTGGTCAACCGACTTCCCACCTGCTACGCCTCGGCCTTGCCGCTCAAAGGCCACATTCCCTTCGAAGTGGAGTTCGCAGGTTCCGCCGTCGACCCCGACGGGTCCATCCCGACCGGATCGTGGAGCTTCGGCGACGGAGGAACCGCGACCGGCATGGCCGCGAAGCACACGTACATTTCACCCGGCCATCCGGACGCCACATTCACGGCAACGGATGCCCATGGCGGCAGTTGCACAACGATCATCCCCATCCAAGCCGAGCCGCCGAACAAGGCGCCCACGTGCAAGGCTTCGGCAGGTCCGGCCACCGGCAAAGCACCTCTGCACGTGCAGTTCTCCTCCGGGGCACAAGACGTGGATGGAACCGTTGCTTCAACACTGTGGACCTTCCACAACGGCAGTACCCAGACGCAATCGCAGGCAAGCTTCCTGTACACAACCGCGGGTACGTACTCCGTCTCCCTCGCCGTGAAGGATGACGACGGGGCGACATGCGTGGATCAGACGAGCGTTATGGTCCTCCCACCCAACACGCCGCCGACCGTCATCGCGAACGCGAATCCCTCATTCGGAGATGAGCCCCTGCCCATCGTACTCAGTGCCACCGCGTGGGACTCCGACGGCAAGATCTCCTCGTACGCATGGACTACCGGCGATGGTGGAACCTCGTCACAAGCTTCGTTCGCCCACACGTACAAGCAGGACGGCGCCTACACGGCCACGGTCACCGTAACCGATGACGACGGTGCGAGGGCAACGGCCAAGGCGTCGGTGCAGGTGAAGCAAGTCATCCATCCACCCACCTGCACCATCGAGGCCATACCCACCCAGGGAAAAGCGCCGCTGTCGGTGAGCTTCAGCGGCAGCGCCGCCGATGCGGACGGGTCGATCACCGGCACACTCTGGTCGTTCGGCGACGGAACTTCTTCCAACAGCGCCGCCACCTCCCACGTTTATTCCAGGGCAGGGACGTTTTCCGCCGATTTCAAGGCCACGGACAACGACGACGCCACCTGTCACGGTTCGGTGCAGCTCAATGTCCGCCCCCCCAACCAGCCGCCTACGCTGGCGCTCCAAGCCACGCCACCCATCGGGAACGAGCCGCTGACGGTGCAGTTCACCTCCAACGCCGGCGATGCCGATGGAACCATCGTCGCCTACCAATGGAACTTCGGCGACGGGCAGTCGTCATCCGAAGCCAACCCTTCACACGTCTATGTGAACGATGGGAAGTACACCACCGCGGTGACCGTAACGGACGACGACGGCGCAACGGCCACCGCCTCGACGGTCATTCGCGTGGACAAGGTTTTCCTCCCCGTGTCCTGCACTGCATCGGCAGTCCCCGAGTGGGGGTCCGCGCCTCTTCCGGTCCAGTTCACGGGTACCGTGAGCGATCCGGGAGGAGATGTCGTTTCGTCTACGTGGGACTTCGGCGACGGCGCGTTTTCAACACAGTTGAGCCCCACGCATACCTATGGGATCGAGGGCGCGCCAACCGCAACCTTGCGCGTCAAGTCCGCCTGCGCCGCGAAGCAGATCGTAAGCGGTGATCGACATACCTGCGCCCTCCTGGCCGATGGGACCGTGGCCTGTTGGGGATCCAACCGTTCGGGTGAACTCGGGGACGGGAGCACCGTGGACCGGGATGTCCCCGTCGCCGTTTCCAGTCTGAACGGCGTGACCGAGCTAAGGGCGGGACGAGATCGGACCTGCGCAGTGCTTCAAGATGAGACCGTCCAGTGTTGGGGGAACTTGAGCGGGTTGGCGGGCGGCGACGGGACGTCGAGCCTTGTGCCGGTCGCTGTCGCGGACAGTTCGGGAGTTGGAGACCCGAGCCCGGCCTACTCCCATTCCTGCTCCATCCCATCCAACGGAACCGTCGCATGCTGGGGAAGCAACGCCTCGGGGCAGCTCGGCGACGGCACGACAGTGGACCGGCCCGATCCCGTCGCCGTAATCGATCTTCAAGACGCGAAGGCCGTTGCCGTCGGCGAGGAACATTCCTGCGCTCTTCTAGCCGGTGGGAGTATCAAGTGCTGGGGGTCCGACCATGAAGGTCAACTCGGAGACGGGGCAAGCGATCCCACAGTGATCAGGGCCGTCCCTGAGCCGATCGCTTCTTCCCTCTGCTCCGCCTGCACCAAGACTCTACACATAAGCGTGAATCCCAGTCAGCCGCCGGTGTGTTCGGTTTCCGCCACCCCCGTCGTTGGACCGGTGCCCCTGACCGTATCCTTCTCCGCACAGGGCTCGGACCCCGAGGGCCAGCCGGTATCGTTCGCGTGGACCTTTGGGGATGGAAACCCGGGCACGGGATCGAACCCCAGCCATTCTTATGTTTCTAGGGGCATTTTCACCACCCGTCTCACGGCGCAAGATCCGCAGGGCGCACAGTGCATCAAGGAAATCCAAATCCAAGCCAACCCGAACATGCCACCGACCTGCTCCGCCGCCGTGAGCCCGACGCGTGGACCGGCGCCGCTCCAGACCACGTTCACCGGAAACGCGGCGGACTCGGACGGCTCCATCGTCGGGTCCTCTTGGAACCTCGGAAACGGGTCCACCCTCACCACCACATCGGGAAGTTACAGCTACGCACAGGCCGGCACCTACTATCCGGTGTTCACCGCCAAGGACAGCAGCGGGGCAACCTGTTCCAAGAATTCCAGCGTGAAAGTGGATGCGAAGCCCGTTTGCGCGATCTCGGCTACACCCACCCAAGGGCGCGTTCCCCTCACCGTCTCCTTTGGCGGCGCGGCAACCGATTCTGACGGGTTCGTGATGGCGACCACTTGGAACTACGGCGATGGCTCCTCTCCCGGCGGCGGCTTCTCCACACACACCTTCCAATCCGAGGGCCAATACACGGCCACATTCACCGCCGCCGACAACGACGGGTACACGTGCACACCATCACTATCCATCAAGGTCCTCCCACCCAACAAACCGCCGACCTGCGCGGCAAGCGCCTCGCCGGCCAAAGCCCACGTTCCCGGAAACATCCCATTCTACGGCACGGCCTCGGACTCTGATGGCAGCGTAGCCCAATTGTTTTGGGCGTTCGGAGACGGCTCGACATCCAGCTCGCAAAATCCTTCGCACCTCTACACAACGCCAGGCTCGTTTGAGGCCAAGCTGACGGTCACGGACAACGAGGGAGCCACCTGCGCGAGCACCCAATCGATCGTGATCGAACCACCGAACAAACCGCCGACGGTATCCATGGCGGCCACGCCACCGAAAGGCCCCGAACCCCTGAACGTCGGATTCACGGCCACCACCTCCGATCCCGACGGTCAGGTGGTAACCTATGCCTGGAATTTCGGGGATGGAACTTCATCCGCAGCGGCTTCTCCGCAACACCTCTACTCACAAGACGGAACCTACACCGCCACACTGGTGGTCACCGACGACGACGGCGCGACCGCTTCGGCCTCGGCGGTGGTCGTCGCCGAAAAGGTCTTGATCGCCCCGAATTGCTCCGCCTCGGCCACCCCGATCAAAGGCCATCAGCCTCTGCAAGTCACTTTCAGCGGAACGGCTACGGACGCCGACGGCTCGATCCAGAGCACGACCTGGAAGTTCGGAGACGGCTCGCAAACCGCCGGCGCCGGCGCGACGCACACCTACACAACGCAGGGCTCCTATACAGCCGTCTTCTCCGCCGGCGACAACGACGGCGTTTCGTGCAGCGCACAAGTCGGCATCGTCGTGGAGCCGCCCAACAAACCGCCGGTCGCCGTCCTCTCGGCCGATCCCAGAGCCGGGTTTGTGCCGCTGGCCGTTTCTCTCAACGGCGCGGCGAGCTGGGATTCGGATGGATCGGTCGTCACCTTCGAATGGGATTTCGGTGACGGAACGCAGGGCATCGGGTCGACACCGGCCCATATGTTCAAAGTGTGGGGGGATTTCGAGGTCAAGCTTACCGTCACCGACGACGACGGAGCGAGGGGTACCGCCACCGTGTGGATCGAAGTCTGGGAGGGCGATACGGGTTCCGCTGATGCGTGGCCGATGTTTGGGGCGAACGCCGCGCACCACAACTTCTCTCCGGCGAGACTGCCCTCGACTCTCGATATTCTGCCTTCCATCTGGCCCTCGGGTTCAGGAGGCATCGGCGGACAGGAGCTGAACATTCCCGTCCTCTCGCCGGCCATCAGCGATGGCCTGTTGTATACAACCACCTCGGACCGCCTGCACACGTTCGACGCCCTCACGGGCAAAGCACTCTGGTCGCTCCCGGTACCTTACGCCTCGGACGACCCAACTCCGGCCATCGGCGAAGGCGTTATCGTGTTCACCACGGGCAACGAACTCTACGCCTACGAGGTCGCGACCGGCCGTCTCCTCTGGGGGCCGAAAAGCCTGGACCTTTGCAGCGACTCCACATCGCCCGCGATCGCCGATGGTCTCGTCGCTGCCATCGACTGCCAGAGCAATCTCCGGGTTTTCAGCCTGCACACCGGAGCGGCCGTGCTGAATGCGCTCGTGCACGGGGGACAAGTAACCACCCCCTCCGGCAGCCCCACCCTCTACAACGGAAAGATTTGGACGGCTACTCCCATGCCCTCCATCGGAAAAACCTATCTGGACCGCTGGAACGCTTCTCCTACGGGCTTTGAAACCACCACGGTGGTCGACGGCCTGGTCCAATCCGCGCCCGCCGCCAAATACAACACGCTGTTCGTGGGGGACCTCTCGGGCAGACTCTCCGCCTATGACGTGGGCACGGCCGTCCGCCGTTGGACCTTCCTGGCCGGTCACAGTGTTTCCACCACGCCCGCGGTCGTTCGCGGCAAGGTCATCTTCGGCTCGTGGGACCACAAGGTCTACGCCCTCGACGCCTTCACGGGGAAACTTCTTTGGAGCGCCCTCACCGATGGGGAAATCCGGTCCAACGTGGCAGTCACGCCGGACTACGCCATTGCGGTCAGCCGGCCGGGGACGGTCTACCGCTTCAAACTGACCGATGGATCGTTGGTCGATTCGACGGCCCTCGGCGTGGAAACTTGGGCCTCGCCCGCCCTCGCCCACGGCATGATCTATGTCGGCTCATCGGACGGGAAGATTCACGTCCTCGGCGACTCGAGCAAACTCCAGTCCCTGACACGCACGTGGACCTCGCTCGGAGCGGACGCCGGACACACCGGCTCCGCGCCCACGCTCGGCCCCACATCCGGAAGCGAACAATTCGTCTTCACCGCGGGCGGCGGCGTCAACGGCAGCGCGGTGTTGAACGATCAAGGTGAGCTCCATTTTGGCACGGCCTCGGGAACTTTCTACGCCCTTCAGCGTGACGCGACGGTGAAATGGTCCTATCCAACGGGCCTCTTGCGGGGCTCGGCGGCCATGGACGGTTGGGGCAATGTCATCGCGGCATCACAGGGAGGCGTGGTCCACAAGATCAGTCCCACCGGCGTGCTTCTTTGGACGTACTGGGTGGCCAATACCATTCAGGCCACGCCGTGCGTCGGCCCGGACGGAAGCGTGTATGTCGGGGATACCTCGGGAAAATTCTTCGGGATCAGCGCGGACGGCGCGCTCAAGTTCAAAACCTCTCTCGGCGACGCCATGCGGAACGCCTGCGCAACGGATGCCGCGGGGAACATTTACGTGGGCGGGGGAGACAACAGGCTCCGGAAGTTCAGCGCTTCCGGAGCCCTCCTTTTCGAGCGCGGTTTTACCGGGCCCGTGCTGACGACGCCCACGGTGAGCGAGAACGGAACCGTTTTTGTATCCACTCAAAACGGCTACTTCTTCGCCCTGACCTCCGGAGGCGGCCTCCTCTGGTACGCTTCCGGCGGCGGAACCGCAAGCGTGGACTCGAACAACGTCTACGTTCAGTCCGCAGGTGGACTGGATGTCTACACCCGATCCGGGTCACCCGTATGGAGCTTCAGACCCGGCGGCGGCTGCTCGAACCCCGTCACCGAAAGCCCGATCGTTGACGTGGAGGGAAACGTTTTCTTCAAGCACCGCGGCGGCGGATGCACGGGCGGAGCCGTCATCCATGCGCTCGATCCCACGGGGCAACTTCTCTGGAGCACCCCCGTAGCCGCCGGATCGGACTCCAGCCCCTCCCTCGGACGCGGCCGCGCGCTCTACCTCGGCTCCGGCCAGGGTCTCCACATTTTCGGCCAGAACTGAGCGCCAGAATCTTCGAGCTGCGTCTTCAATTGTGATGTAGATCACGGGAAAGTTAGTCCGGCCTTCCGGAACCTATTGCCGGGCGGTTGAGCGTGGAATTCGGGAAACTGCAACCTCTTGTTGCGTCGGTCCTTTCCACACGATCGAAGTGGTACGCGGGTTGCGTTTCTGTTCTTGAAATCGATGACCAAGCATGCTTTCCAAAGGACCCGTTCCCGTCGCCCCAACCTAAACTCTTCCTTCAGGTTGGCCGATGAGTTCAGTAGCTGAAATCTAGGGAGCAACGCCCAGGGAAAACCGAAAGGGGGGATCAGTGGGCAAGGAAGCCCGGAAACTCGGATCTTGTTTCATTCCGCTCGCCATCGCCGCCGCGGGCCTCATGGCAGGGCGCTGTACGCCGGGGATACCGCCAGGCTCCGCCCGTCAGGCTCCTGAGGCCGTGGAGGGCACCGACCTGATTCTGGAAGCCGTCCTCCCGCTCCATCCGGAGATTGCCGCCGCCATGAGTGCAATCGAAGATGAGACGGACCTCCAAGCCCTTCTGACAATCGACGGTGGCGAGGGTGTCGAGGGAGTGCGGGCCGGGGTCCGACTGGGAGTTCGCGCCGGCATTCGGGCGGGCCGTCGCGCAGAAGATACCTCCGGCGTTCGTCTCGGCGTGAGATTGGCCACACAAGAAGGCGTGCGCTTGGCGTCCGGCCGGGGCTTGGCTCCGTCCATCTTCCACCCGGACACTTCTCCCGAAACAAATCCACTCGACCGCATGCGCGTCCCCCTCACATTGACCGCCGAGTTCCCATCCACACCGGCCTTCGAGGACAAATCCCCCAATCTAGGCAAGCTTCCACCCGCGGCCCCTGCATCGCCGCCGGACTTGTCATCCCTCGGCTTCGTGGCCCATTTCCGCGTACACCCTGGCGGCCGGTCCGACCGCACCGGATCCATCCGAGCTTCGATTCGCCTTCGAAGACCTCGCCGAGCGGTTCCGTGAAAAACTCGTCCAGACGGCCAGGGCCTCGGGGGTCCCACCGGAGGACGTCCCGGAGCTCGCGTGGGCTCCCGCCGACTTCTCACATCCAGATACGGTCGCCACGGCAGATAGGGCCATCGTGCGGGTGGCGGAGTCGGCGAACATCACGCTAACCTGCTCCAAGTCGGAGTGCGCCTTCCGTTGTTCATGGACGTCGCCCGCCGGCTCTCGCGCGGGCGAGGTTTGCTCAAGCCCTTTGAACTTTCAGAGTGATCGAACCGGAGAACATCGGCTCTTCGTCGCCGCCGTGGATAAGTTCGGCACCCGTGATCTGAGTCCGGCGGAGATCGTCTTCCATGTTGTCTCCGATGTCGTCTGCGTGTCGGAATCCTGTGGGACCCCCCCACCCCAAGAATCGCCGGTGGACTCTCCCCCGTCTGACCCCGCGCCTGTCATTTCCCTTTCCGGTGATGACAGCGTGCCACCCGACACGCAGCTCACCGCCACGCCTCCGCGAGTCACGCGGGCCGATACCGCGACCTTCGAATTCGCGGCCTCAGAGCCTGTGGCGGCCTTCGCGTGCGGCTTGGGTTTGGGCGCCCCCTTCGCGTGTACGTCGCCTTTCGCCCTCATCGGGCTCAAAGAGGGCGGCCATGCGTTCAGAGTTTTCGCAGTCGACGCCGCGGGCAATCGCGATGCGTCCCCCGCCCTTTACGAATGGCTGGTGGATCGGACGCCTCCGAAGCCGGGGCAAGTCGCCGCCACCGGTCCGGGCGAATCGAGCTACCTCCGCTCGACCTCCATTCTGTTCATGGCTTGGACGGGTTTTTCCGATGAGCCCGCCGGCATCCAATCCTTCGACACCCAGGTCAACACTCAATCGGACTGCACGGGGGCGATCCAAGCCGCCGGCGATGCCGGTCTGGCGCACGCCGTCGAACCGGCCGGCCTGCAACTTCAGGATGGGAAAACCTACTTCGGCTGTGTGCGGGCCACGGATCGCGCAGGAAACGCCGGAAGTTGGGTTTTTTCACCAGGTCTCACGGTGGATGTGAGCGAACCCACATCAACCATCCTCCAGCCCAAGAGCGGATCCAAGCTCCCGGCCCTGTCGGCCATCGGCGGAACGGCCGCCGATACCATCAGCGGCGTGGCCGGCGTGGGCCTGACGATCCGGCGGGAAACGGACGGGCTCTACTGGGAGGGTACATCTTGGGGGAGCGAGCCAAGCTGGAACAAAGCGACGGGGGAATCCAATTTTGTCTTCACGGGTGTTCCGACCTGGGAAAGCGGCGTACGGTATGTCATTCGCTCGCGGGCGATTGATGTGGCCGGCAATTTGGAAACGCGCGATTCAATCTCCCTCTTCACATTCGATTCGACACCTCCCGCCTTCGCGGGAGCGGCATCGGCGATCAGCGCGGCCAACGCCGTGCGCGTGTCGTGGTCAACCGCCACCGACGCGGTTTCTCCTCCCCTCGCGATACGGTACCTCATCTGCAGGTCCGTCACCGCCGGGGTATGCGCTTCGTTCAACGCCACCGCCGTCACCGCCCCGGGAGTGACGAAGTTTGATTTCACCGGCCTGAGCGGAAACACAACCTACTATTTCGTCGTCCGCACGCGGGATGAGGCCGGGAATACCGACTCCAACCTGACCGAAGTCTCGGCCACCACCGGCAACGCCAACTGACCTATTTCCGCCGCCGGGACTGGGCTCTGTTTGAGAACGCGTTGGACCGGTAGACGCAGGCTTCAGCCTGCGTCCGAAGACGCACCCGTAAAGGGTGCGACTACCAAGAGAAGCGCCCCCGCAATGATGGGGTTTTCAAACAGGAAGTAGGTATACTGTCTCCAGATCTGAATATCCTGGGAATGACGGTCAGGCGGACGGTTCCTACATTCCCGGCGGAACCTGCGGCAGATGCGCCATGGCCTCATTTACCCGCTCCACGGGGTATTCGAAGTCCGTGAGCTTCCCGTGGA
The Nitrospirota bacterium DNA segment above includes these coding regions:
- a CDS encoding PKD domain-containing protein — protein: MARGNPSWSRLSIRALIGSAFLLAVAGCTGKGGRIGYRDGRLPSQQADVRTDELVLENRPFDPEKVATDPATGFQMVSDEILVTFKPGTTAQDAEAAVQSIGGKLVGFNSTLDLYEVELPAALTPGEAREKLKANPAVDQAFPNGIAKGDQTDSQSTCGWPDGFPNDPVFKDCDAKNDWGYAKISAGPAWQTTATLTEVVIAILDTGVDSSHPEFADRMLPGRDFVYGGTDTTDRHGHGTHVAGIAAARGNNEKGMAGGCWECKILPVKVLSDGGWGTWMGVLNGIAWAAQQGADVLNMSLGGGRSEDLYKMMEDAIASARKSGALSVVAAGNSNTDASFMLPAAAPSAVTVAATSSTDQRATFSNFGSIVDVSAPGVDIWSTYPNNGYKYMSGTSMAATMVTGAVGCIFSRGAASSPDEAESLLKAVADSIQTDKPLGAGRLNLGKACTSNGNKPPMVALQADPSSLKPLGVSTITAKASDSDGDPLSYAWTSTGGTLTGTGTTVTWNAPDKVGAYSITVKVSDTHYMVPASLTISVKTGEVYSLVIMPGIVPDMIKGQTQQMKWRIEDEVGQVLNESPAWNVAQGVGSITAGGLFTAENPGEGQIVAEFKGAVTNAKVKVVNRLPTCYASALPLKGHIPFEVEFAGSAVDPDGSIPTGSWSFGDGGTATGMAAKHTYISPGHPDATFTATDAHGGSCTTIIPIQAEPPNKAPTCKASAGPATGKAPLHVQFSSGAQDVDGTVASTLWTFHNGSTQTQSQASFLYTTAGTYSVSLAVKDDDGATCVDQTSVMVLPPNTPPTVIANANPSFGDEPLPIVLSATAWDSDGKISSYAWTTGDGGTSSQASFAHTYKQDGAYTATVTVTDDDGARATAKASVQVKQVIHPPTCTIEAIPTQGKAPLSVSFSGSAADADGSITGTLWSFGDGTSSNSAATSHVYSRAGTFSADFKATDNDDATCHGSVQLNVRPPNQPPTLALQATPPIGNEPLTVQFTSNAGDADGTIVAYQWNFGDGQSSSEANPSHVYVNDGKYTTAVTVTDDDGATATASTVIRVDKVFLPVSCTASAVPEWGSAPLPVQFTGTVSDPGGDVVSSTWDFGDGAFSTQLSPTHTYGIEGAPTATLRVKSACAAKQIVSGDRHTCALLADGTVACWGSNRSGELGDGSTVDRDVPVAVSSLNGVTELRAGRDRTCAVLQDETVQCWGNLSGLAGGDGTSSLVPVAVADSSGVGDPSPAYSHSCSIPSNGTVACWGSNASGQLGDGTTVDRPDPVAVIDLQDAKAVAVGEEHSCALLAGGSIKCWGSDHEGQLGDGASDPTVIRAVPEPIASSLCSACTKTLHISVNPSQPPVCSVSATPVVGPVPLTVSFSAQGSDPEGQPVSFAWTFGDGNPGTGSNPSHSYVSRGIFTTRLTAQDPQGAQCIKEIQIQANPNMPPTCSAAVSPTRGPAPLQTTFTGNAADSDGSIVGSSWNLGNGSTLTTTSGSYSYAQAGTYYPVFTAKDSSGATCSKNSSVKVDAKPVCAISATPTQGRVPLTVSFGGAATDSDGFVMATTWNYGDGSSPGGGFSTHTFQSEGQYTATFTAADNDGYTCTPSLSIKVLPPNKPPTCAASASPAKAHVPGNIPFYGTASDSDGSVAQLFWAFGDGSTSSSQNPSHLYTTPGSFEAKLTVTDNEGATCASTQSIVIEPPNKPPTVSMAATPPKGPEPLNVGFTATTSDPDGQVVTYAWNFGDGTSSAAASPQHLYSQDGTYTATLVVTDDDGATASASAVVVAEKVLIAPNCSASATPIKGHQPLQVTFSGTATDADGSIQSTTWKFGDGSQTAGAGATHTYTTQGSYTAVFSAGDNDGVSCSAQVGIVVEPPNKPPVAVLSADPRAGFVPLAVSLNGAASWDSDGSVVTFEWDFGDGTQGIGSTPAHMFKVWGDFEVKLTVTDDDGARGTATVWIEVWEGDTGSADAWPMFGANAAHHNFSPARLPSTLDILPSIWPSGSGGIGGQELNIPVLSPAISDGLLYTTTSDRLHTFDALTGKALWSLPVPYASDDPTPAIGEGVIVFTTGNELYAYEVATGRLLWGPKSLDLCSDSTSPAIADGLVAAIDCQSNLRVFSLHTGAAVLNALVHGGQVTTPSGSPTLYNGKIWTATPMPSIGKTYLDRWNASPTGFETTTVVDGLVQSAPAAKYNTLFVGDLSGRLSAYDVGTAVRRWTFLAGHSVSTTPAVVRGKVIFGSWDHKVYALDAFTGKLLWSALTDGEIRSNVAVTPDYAIAVSRPGTVYRFKLTDGSLVDSTALGVETWASPALAHGMIYVGSSDGKIHVLGDSSKLQSLTRTWTSLGADAGHTGSAPTLGPTSGSEQFVFTAGGGVNGSAVLNDQGELHFGTASGTFYALQRDATVKWSYPTGLLRGSAAMDGWGNVIAASQGGVVHKISPTGVLLWTYWVANTIQATPCVGPDGSVYVGDTSGKFFGISADGALKFKTSLGDAMRNACATDAAGNIYVGGGDNRLRKFSASGALLFERGFTGPVLTTPTVSENGTVFVSTQNGYFFALTSGGGLLWYASGGGTASVDSNNVYVQSAGGLDVYTRSGSPVWSFRPGGGCSNPVTESPIVDVEGNVFFKHRGGGCTGGAVIHALDPTGQLLWSTPVAAGSDSSPSLGRGRALYLGSGQGLHIFGQN
- a CDS encoding fibronectin type III domain-containing protein, whose product is MRVAESANITLTCSKSECAFRCSWTSPAGSRAGEVCSSPLNFQSDRTGEHRLFVAAVDKFGTRDLSPAEIVFHVVSDVVCVSESCGTPPPQESPVDSPPSDPAPVISLSGDDSVPPDTQLTATPPRVTRADTATFEFAASEPVAAFACGLGLGAPFACTSPFALIGLKEGGHAFRVFAVDAAGNRDASPALYEWLVDRTPPKPGQVAATGPGESSYLRSTSILFMAWTGFSDEPAGIQSFDTQVNTQSDCTGAIQAAGDAGLAHAVEPAGLQLQDGKTYFGCVRATDRAGNAGSWVFSPGLTVDVSEPTSTILQPKSGSKLPALSAIGGTAADTISGVAGVGLTIRRETDGLYWEGTSWGSEPSWNKATGESNFVFTGVPTWESGVRYVIRSRAIDVAGNLETRDSISLFTFDSTPPAFAGAASAISAANAVRVSWSTATDAVSPPLAIRYLICRSVTAGVCASFNATAVTAPGVTKFDFTGLSGNTTYYFVVRTRDEAGNTDSNLTEVSATTGNAN